In Pseudomonas sp. MTM4, one genomic interval encodes:
- the tyrS gene encoding tyrosine--tRNA ligase, protein MQSIQEQLSMIKRGADEVLVEAELVSKLERGVPLRIKAGFDPTAPDLHLGHTVLINKLRQFQELGHQVIFLIGDFTGMIGDPSGKSATRPPLTRDQVLENAETYKSQVFKILDPAKTEVAFNSSWMDDLTPSDFIRLASQYTVARMLERDDFSKRYSTNQPIAIHEFLYPLVQGYDSVALRADVELGGTDQKFNLLMGRELQRSYGQESQCIVTMPLLEGLDGVKKMSKSLGNYVGIQEAPGVMYSKLVSIPDGLMWRYFELLSFRDMGEIEEFQADVERGANPRDIKIKLAEEIVARFHGEEAAATAHRSAGNRMKDGELPEDIPEIELRSAEDMPIASVLNRAGLVKNAAVARDLLVSGGVRVDGEVVDREFIFRLGRSHVCQAGKRAFGRISLLAD, encoded by the coding sequence ATGCAGTCGATTCAAGAGCAGTTGTCGATGATCAAGCGGGGCGCTGATGAAGTGCTCGTCGAGGCAGAGTTAGTCAGCAAACTTGAGCGTGGCGTCCCGCTGCGAATCAAGGCTGGTTTCGACCCTACTGCACCGGATTTGCATCTCGGCCATACGGTGCTTATTAATAAGTTGCGTCAATTCCAGGAGCTGGGGCATCAGGTGATCTTCCTTATAGGAGATTTCACCGGAATGATTGGTGACCCTAGTGGCAAAAGCGCAACCCGTCCTCCTTTGACGCGTGATCAGGTTTTGGAAAACGCGGAAACCTATAAGAGTCAAGTCTTCAAGATTCTTGATCCGGCCAAGACCGAGGTCGCCTTCAACTCAAGCTGGATGGATGATCTGACGCCATCGGACTTTATCCGTCTGGCATCACAGTATACGGTCGCCCGAATGCTGGAGCGTGATGACTTCAGTAAGCGGTACTCGACCAATCAGCCAATAGCCATTCATGAGTTTCTCTACCCTTTGGTTCAGGGCTATGACTCCGTTGCGCTTCGGGCGGATGTCGAGCTTGGTGGTACGGACCAGAAATTTAATCTCCTGATGGGTCGCGAGCTGCAGCGCTCGTATGGGCAAGAGTCACAATGCATCGTCACGATGCCGCTCCTCGAGGGGCTGGATGGCGTAAAGAAAATGTCCAAGTCGCTCGGCAACTACGTTGGGATCCAGGAGGCGCCAGGTGTTATGTACAGCAAGCTGGTGTCGATCCCTGATGGGCTTATGTGGCGTTACTTCGAGCTGTTGAGTTTCCGCGATATGGGGGAGATCGAAGAGTTCCAGGCGGACGTAGAGCGGGGCGCCAACCCGCGCGATATAAAGATCAAGCTCGCAGAAGAGATTGTCGCTCGATTTCACGGTGAAGAGGCTGCTGCTACAGCGCATCGCTCCGCAGGCAACAGAATGAAAGACGGCGAACTGCCTGAGGATATCCCAGAGATCGAGTTGCGCTCCGCTGAAGATATGCCTATCGCCTCGGTGCTGAACCGTGCGGGGTTGGTTAAGAATGCGGCGGTGGCGCGTGATCTGCTTGTGTCAGGCGGTGTGCGGGTGGATGGTGAGGTCGTTGATCGGGAGTTTATCTTCAGGCTCGGTCGCAGCCATGTCTGTCAGGCTGGCAAGAGAGCGTTCGGGCGGATTTCGCTTCTGGCTGATTAA
- a CDS encoding anhydro-N-acetylmuramic acid kinase: MPFYIGLMSGTSLDGLDFALIEQNDRTTLIGTHYEAMPQQLKQDLLDLCSPGPNELARAAMAEQAWAELANSGVNKLLGKAQMDAKAIRAIGSHGQTIRHEPQRGFTIQIGHPPLLAELTSISVVADFRRRDMAAGGQGAPLVPAFHEAMFSDTTRIRAVLNIGGFSNLSLLNPSTTTHGFDCGPGNVLLDAWIQRHQGLAYDRNGDWASTGKVHAQLLAKLLDDKFFAAQGPKSTGRELFNLPWLDTHLASYSDIAAADVQATLLELTARSIRDSLLASQPETQDVLVCGGGAHNAALMQRLRDLLPTCLVTSTTDYGVEPDWIEAMAFAWLAHCCLEGIPANRPSVTGARGARILGAIYPT; this comes from the coding sequence ATGCCGTTTTACATAGGCCTCATGTCAGGCACCAGTCTGGATGGTCTGGACTTCGCGCTGATAGAGCAGAACGATCGGACAACCTTGATCGGTACGCACTATGAGGCAATGCCGCAGCAGCTTAAGCAGGACCTGCTTGATCTTTGCTCGCCCGGACCCAATGAATTGGCTCGGGCTGCAATGGCTGAACAAGCGTGGGCTGAGCTCGCAAACAGTGGAGTAAACAAGCTGCTCGGCAAGGCTCAGATGGATGCTAAAGCCATTCGAGCCATTGGAAGTCACGGGCAAACGATCCGACACGAACCGCAACGCGGCTTCACCATCCAGATTGGCCATCCTCCTTTGCTGGCGGAGCTGACCAGCATAAGTGTTGTAGCCGATTTTCGTCGACGCGACATGGCAGCCGGCGGCCAAGGCGCCCCTTTAGTACCTGCATTCCATGAAGCCATGTTCAGCGACACGACGCGAATCCGCGCAGTACTGAATATCGGCGGGTTCAGCAATCTCAGCTTGCTCAACCCCAGCACAACAACTCATGGATTCGATTGCGGCCCTGGCAACGTGCTACTGGATGCCTGGATCCAACGCCACCAAGGCCTGGCATATGATCGAAATGGCGATTGGGCTTCCACCGGCAAAGTACACGCGCAGCTGCTTGCGAAACTGCTAGATGACAAATTCTTCGCTGCGCAGGGTCCGAAAAGCACCGGACGCGAATTGTTCAATCTGCCCTGGCTGGATACCCACCTCGCTTCATATTCGGATATAGCTGCTGCCGACGTCCAAGCTACCTTGTTGGAGCTGACGGCACGAAGCATCCGCGATTCGCTGCTTGCCAGCCAACCGGAAACGCAAGACGTCTTGGTTTGCGGCGGGGGCGCGCACAACGCAGCGCTGATGCAAAGGCTGCGAGACCTGTTACCGACATGCCTGGTAACAAGCACTACTGATTATGGTGTAGAGCCAGACTGGATCGAAGCCATGGCATTCGCCTGGCTAGCGCACTGCTGCCTGGAAGGCATCCCCGCCAACCGGCCAAGCGTGACGGGCGCTCGAGGAGCGCGAATATTGGGCGCAATCTACCCCACCTGA
- the erpA gene encoding iron-sulfur cluster insertion protein ErpA: MSVESFTPTAIQFSQGAASKVKSLVDEEGNPRLKLRVFVTGGGCSGFQYGFTFDEDLAEDDTIIEREGVSLVVDPMSYQYLAGAEVDYQEGLEGSRFIIKNPNATTTCGCGQSFSI; this comes from the coding sequence ATGAGTGTCGAATCCTTCACGCCCACCGCGATTCAGTTCAGTCAGGGTGCCGCGAGTAAGGTGAAGAGTCTGGTCGATGAAGAGGGTAATCCGCGACTGAAGTTGCGTGTCTTCGTTACAGGTGGCGGCTGCTCTGGTTTTCAATACGGCTTCACCTTCGATGAAGACCTTGCCGAAGATGACACCATCATCGAGCGCGAGGGTGTGAGTCTTGTGGTGGATCCGATGAGCTACCAGTATCTCGCCGGGGCCGAAGTCGACTATCAGGAAGGCTTGGAAGGCTCTCGCTTCATTATCAAGAACCCGAACGCCACGACGACCTGTGGTTGCGGACAGTCCTTCTCGATCTAA
- the argC gene encoding N-acetyl-gamma-glutamyl-phosphate reductase has product MVKVGIVGGTGYTGVELLRLLAQHPQAEVAVITSRSENGVKVTDMYPNLRGHYDELAFSVPDTATLGSCDVVFFATPHGVAHALAAELLDAGTRVIDLSADFRLQDADEWAKWYGQPHGAPALLPEAVYGLPEVNREQIKGARLIAVPGCYPTATQLGYLPLLENGLADASRLIADCKSGVSGAGRAAKIGSLFTEAGESMMAYAVKGHRHLPEITQGLRRAAKGDVGLTFVPHLTPMIRGIHATLYATVADTTVDLQALYEQRYANEPFVDVMPAGSHPETRSVRGANMCRIAVHRPQGGDLVVVLSVIDNLVKGASGQALQNMNIVFGLDERLGLSNAALLP; this is encoded by the coding sequence ATGGTCAAAGTCGGAATCGTTGGCGGTACAGGCTACACCGGAGTTGAACTGCTGCGTCTGTTGGCGCAACACCCCCAAGCCGAAGTAGCTGTAATCACCTCTCGCTCCGAGAACGGGGTTAAGGTCACGGATATGTATCCGAACCTGCGAGGCCACTATGACGAGCTGGCCTTCAGCGTGCCTGATACCGCAACGCTCGGCTCTTGCGATGTGGTTTTTTTCGCAACTCCCCATGGCGTCGCTCATGCGTTGGCGGCTGAACTGCTGGATGCGGGGACCAGAGTCATCGATCTGTCAGCGGACTTCCGCCTTCAGGATGCCGATGAATGGGCCAAGTGGTATGGCCAGCCGCATGGCGCGCCGGCTCTGTTACCCGAAGCCGTTTATGGTCTGCCGGAGGTCAATCGAGAGCAGATCAAGGGTGCTCGGTTGATCGCCGTCCCCGGTTGTTATCCGACCGCTACCCAGCTCGGCTATCTGCCTCTCCTCGAAAACGGCCTGGCGGATGCATCGCGCCTGATCGCCGACTGCAAATCGGGCGTCAGTGGTGCCGGGCGCGCCGCGAAAATCGGTTCTCTGTTCACCGAGGCGGGCGAAAGCATGATGGCTTATGCAGTCAAAGGTCATCGCCACCTGCCTGAAATCACCCAGGGCTTGCGCCGCGCAGCCAAAGGGGATGTGGGGCTGACTTTCGTTCCTCATCTCACGCCGATGATCCGCGGTATCCATGCCACGCTCTACGCAACGGTGGCAGACACCACGGTAGATTTGCAGGCGCTTTATGAGCAGCGCTACGCCAATGAGCCGTTTGTCGACGTGATGCCTGCTGGTAGCCATCCTGAAACCCGTAGCGTGCGTGGCGCCAACATGTGCCGCATCGCCGTCCATCGTCCACAAGGCGGCGACTTGGTTGTCGTGCTATCGGTCATCGACAATCTGGTCAAAGGTGCTTCTGGTCAGGCGCTGCAGAACATGAATATTGTCTTCGGTCTGGATGAGCGGCTCGGCTTGAGCAACGCGGCGCTGCTGCCTTGA
- the hemJ gene encoding protoporphyrinogen oxidase HemJ, whose product MLYLWLKALHIVAIVCWFAGLFYLPRLFVYHAMSEDATSRERFQVMERKLYRGIMMPSMIATLLFGIGMIALNPTLFSTGGWLHAKLALVVLLIGYHHVCGAQLKRFARNENTRSHVFYRWFNEFPVLLLLAIVILVVVKPF is encoded by the coding sequence ATGCTCTATCTATGGCTGAAAGCCCTGCACATCGTTGCGATCGTCTGCTGGTTCGCCGGGCTGTTCTATTTGCCAAGGTTGTTCGTCTATCACGCCATGAGTGAGGACGCGACCAGCCGTGAACGATTCCAGGTAATGGAGAGAAAGCTCTATCGGGGCATCATGATGCCCTCGATGATCGCCACGCTCCTGTTCGGAATAGGAATGATCGCGCTGAACCCCACGCTGTTCAGTACCGGCGGCTGGCTGCATGCCAAACTCGCACTGGTTGTCTTGCTGATTGGCTATCACCACGTCTGCGGCGCCCAGCTGAAGCGCTTCGCACGCAACGAGAATACGCGCAGTCACGTGTTCTATCGTTGGTTCAATGAGTTTCCGGTGTTGCTGTTGCTGGCCATTGTGATTCTAGTGGTCGTCAAACCATTCTGA
- a CDS encoding nitronate monooxygenase family protein translates to MSLPALLEESLRLPLVAAPMFLVSNPSLVAACCRNGVVGSFPALNQRESSGFRDWLQEIDEHLSPMQKPAPYAVNLIVHHSNPRLQADLAICVEQQVPIVITSLGAVKELVDAVHSYGGLVFHDVTTRRHAEKAAEAGVDGLIAVAAGAGGHAGTWSPFALIAEIRQFFDKTLLLSGCLSHGHEIFAAQMLGADLAYMGTRFIASRESQASDEYKQMLLQAHAADIVHTAAVSGVPASFLRQSLQQAGYDEERLRSTGKMDYGEKLKPVSDEAKAWKTVWSAGQGVGEINDVPSAEELIARLDREYREAHRQATRLAQHWQR, encoded by the coding sequence ATGTCGCTACCTGCACTTCTTGAGGAAAGTCTGCGTCTGCCTCTAGTGGCCGCGCCCATGTTTCTGGTATCCAACCCATCGCTCGTGGCAGCCTGCTGCCGCAACGGCGTTGTGGGCAGCTTTCCAGCACTTAATCAGCGGGAGAGCAGCGGATTTCGTGATTGGTTACAGGAAATCGACGAGCATCTCTCGCCCATGCAGAAGCCTGCGCCATATGCCGTCAACCTGATCGTGCATCACAGCAACCCGCGGTTGCAGGCAGACCTTGCGATCTGCGTGGAACAGCAGGTGCCGATCGTCATCACCAGTCTCGGCGCCGTGAAAGAACTAGTGGACGCCGTACACAGCTATGGCGGCCTGGTCTTTCATGACGTCACCACGCGCCGGCATGCGGAAAAAGCCGCCGAAGCCGGTGTCGATGGCCTGATTGCGGTTGCGGCCGGGGCCGGTGGTCATGCCGGCACGTGGAGTCCTTTCGCGCTGATCGCCGAGATCCGCCAGTTCTTCGATAAAACCCTGTTGCTGTCTGGCTGCCTCAGTCATGGCCACGAAATATTCGCGGCGCAGATGCTGGGCGCTGATCTTGCGTATATGGGAACGCGCTTTATCGCCAGCCGCGAAAGCCAGGCCTCTGACGAATACAAGCAGATGCTGTTACAGGCCCACGCGGCGGATATCGTGCACACCGCCGCAGTGTCAGGTGTACCGGCGAGCTTTTTGCGCCAAAGCCTGCAGCAAGCCGGCTACGATGAGGAACGTCTGCGATCGACAGGCAAAATGGACTACGGCGAAAAGCTCAAACCGGTAAGCGATGAAGCCAAAGCATGGAAAACCGTCTGGTCCGCAGGCCAGGGAGTCGGCGAGATAAATGACGTGCCGAGCGCCGAAGAACTGATCGCCCGCCTGGATCGCGAATACCGTGAAGCCCATCGCCAGGCGACACGGCTTGCCCAGCATTGGCAGCGGTAA
- a CDS encoding AAA family ATPase codes for MKNDIRDLVLVLESRVRLVVIESWDERRVLETLTGLAVNRGLALHLWSVTEGLRHLAFGGEALDAGESCSVEVALKRVKHDPLGNLYVFCDMHPFLDEPRVVRLLKEIAMAQGPSAPTLVLVSHAFKLPAEVQRYAARFSLSLPSEEELLSIVRDEATRWSERNRGMRVRTDNRTLHQVVKNLRGLSHAEASSLAHSLVCDDGAITQDDLPELNRKKFELLDMDGVLGFEYETARFADVGGLGNFKRWLGERRAAFFAGNRSDMPRGVMLVGVQGGGKSMAAKAVAGLWGLPLLRLDFGCLYNKFFGETERNLREALKLAEQMAPCVLWMDELEKGLATGDMDSGVSQRVLGTLLTWMAERDAPVFMVATANAVDRLAPELLRKGRFDELFFVDLPDEATRAEIFHIHLARRELDAGCFDLPKLASACDGFSGAEIEQVVVSAVYAGQAQSREPDQAMMLECIRATSPLSVVMAEALDELRSWASGRTVVA; via the coding sequence ATGAAGAACGACATCCGTGATCTGGTGCTGGTGCTTGAATCAAGGGTCCGATTGGTTGTGATCGAATCCTGGGATGAGCGGCGAGTGCTTGAAACCCTGACTGGGCTGGCTGTCAACCGAGGTCTCGCGCTTCACCTCTGGTCCGTCACCGAGGGACTCAGGCATCTGGCGTTCGGTGGTGAGGCGCTGGATGCAGGCGAAAGCTGCTCGGTGGAGGTCGCGTTGAAGCGCGTCAAGCATGATCCGCTAGGCAACCTCTATGTGTTCTGCGATATGCATCCGTTTCTCGATGAGCCACGCGTGGTGCGGCTATTGAAAGAAATCGCCATGGCGCAGGGGCCGTCGGCACCGACGCTGGTGCTGGTGTCGCATGCATTCAAACTGCCGGCGGAGGTTCAGCGATACGCAGCTCGGTTCAGTCTGAGTCTGCCCTCCGAAGAGGAGTTGTTGAGCATCGTGCGCGACGAGGCGACGCGTTGGAGCGAGCGCAATCGCGGGATGCGGGTGCGCACCGATAACCGCACGCTGCATCAGGTCGTGAAGAATCTGCGGGGCCTTAGCCACGCTGAGGCTAGCAGTCTGGCGCATAGCTTGGTCTGTGATGACGGAGCTATTACTCAAGACGATCTGCCGGAGCTCAATCGCAAGAAGTTCGAGCTGCTCGACATGGATGGCGTACTCGGTTTCGAGTACGAGACAGCACGCTTTGCTGATGTTGGCGGGTTGGGTAATTTCAAGCGTTGGCTGGGCGAGCGCAGGGCGGCCTTTTTTGCTGGTAACAGGTCCGATATGCCTCGCGGAGTGATGCTCGTCGGGGTGCAGGGCGGCGGCAAGAGTATGGCCGCCAAAGCGGTGGCGGGGCTTTGGGGCTTGCCTTTGCTGCGCCTGGACTTCGGTTGTCTGTACAACAAGTTCTTCGGAGAGACCGAGCGTAATCTGCGGGAGGCGCTGAAGCTGGCCGAGCAGATGGCGCCTTGCGTGTTGTGGATGGATGAGCTGGAAAAGGGTCTCGCCACTGGAGATATGGATAGCGGCGTCAGTCAGCGGGTGTTGGGTACTTTGCTTACCTGGATGGCCGAGCGTGACGCACCGGTGTTCATGGTGGCGACCGCCAACGCGGTGGATCGCCTTGCGCCGGAGCTGTTGCGCAAGGGGCGCTTCGATGAGCTGTTCTTTGTCGATCTGCCCGATGAGGCGACTCGTGCCGAAATCTTCCACATTCATCTGGCGCGGCGCGAGCTGGATGCTGGCTGTTTCGATCTGCCGAAGCTGGCCAGTGCTTGCGATGGTTTCTCCGGTGCCGAGATCGAGCAGGTAGTGGTCTCGGCCGTTTACGCCGGGCAGGCGCAATCCCGCGAACCGGATCAAGCCATGATGCTTGAATGCATCCGGGCGACGTCGCCGCTTTCAGTCGTGATGGCTGAAGCGCTGGATGAGCTGCGTAGTTGGGCTTCGGGGCGCACGGTAGTGGCCTGA
- a CDS encoding histidine triad nucleotide-binding protein, whose translation MDCLFCKIVAGDIPAHKLYEDDQVVAFNDIAPQAPVHFLVIPKKHIATLHDLSEDDDKALAGHILFTAQRLAEEQGCQDGFRVVMNCNDLGGQTVYHIHMHVLGQRQMHWPPG comes from the coding sequence ATGGATTGTCTGTTCTGCAAGATCGTGGCTGGGGATATCCCCGCGCACAAGCTTTATGAAGATGATCAGGTCGTCGCCTTCAATGACATCGCGCCGCAGGCGCCCGTGCACTTCCTCGTCATTCCGAAGAAGCACATCGCGACCCTCCATGACCTGAGCGAAGATGATGACAAAGCGCTCGCTGGTCATATCCTTTTCACGGCTCAGCGTCTCGCCGAAGAACAGGGCTGTCAGGATGGTTTTCGTGTCGTGATGAACTGCAACGACCTCGGGGGCCAGACGGTCTACCACATACATATGCACGTGCTCGGCCAGCGTCAAATGCATTGGCCGCCGGGCTGA
- the coq7 gene encoding 2-polyprenyl-3-methyl-6-methoxy-1,4-benzoquinone monooxygenase, translating to MPNQRQYSPADRLLMQADAALRTLLPFSGQPHRPTPAVLKNETELSDSEARHVAGLMRINHTGEVCAQALYQGQALTARLPRVREAMERAADEEIDHLAWCEQRIHQLGSHTSVLNPLFYGLSFGIGASAGLISDRISLGFVAATEDQVCKHLDEHLEQIPASDEKSRAILEQMRTDEAQHSTAALDAGGLRFPAPIKFGMSLMAKVMTKTTYRI from the coding sequence ATGCCCAACCAACGCCAATACTCCCCTGCCGACCGCCTGCTGATGCAAGCCGATGCGGCATTGCGAACGCTACTCCCCTTCAGCGGCCAGCCCCACCGCCCTACACCTGCGGTATTGAAGAACGAGACCGAGCTGAGCGACAGCGAAGCGCGTCACGTTGCCGGTCTGATGCGGATCAATCACACCGGCGAAGTCTGCGCACAGGCGCTGTATCAGGGGCAGGCATTGACGGCGCGATTACCGAGAGTGCGCGAAGCGATGGAGCGAGCTGCCGATGAAGAAATCGACCATCTGGCCTGGTGCGAACAGCGCATCCACCAACTGGGCAGCCATACCAGTGTGCTCAACCCGCTGTTTTATGGTCTGTCGTTCGGCATCGGCGCGTCTGCTGGCCTGATCAGCGACCGGATCAGCCTGGGCTTCGTTGCCGCGACCGAGGATCAAGTCTGCAAGCATCTCGACGAGCACCTGGAGCAGATCCCGGCGAGTGACGAGAAATCCCGAGCCATTCTGGAGCAGATGCGTACGGACGAAGCGCAGCATTCGACCGCCGCTCTCGATGCCGGTGGCTTGCGCTTCCCGGCACCCATCAAATTCGGCATGAGTCTGATGGCCAAGGTCATGACCAAAACTACCTACCGGATCTGA
- the speD gene encoding adenosylmethionine decarboxylase, with translation MKSKLKLHGFNNLTKSLSFNIYDICYAETQEDQQAYVQYIDEQYDAERLTQILTDVVDIIGANILNIARQDYEPQGASVTILISEQPVTPTDSQIEESPGPLPDTILAHLDKSHITVHTYPEIHPVDGIATFRVDIDVSTCGVISPLKALNYLIHQFDSDIVTVDYRVRGFTRDVEGKKHFIDHEINSIQNYLSEDTRSAYQMTDVNVYQENLFHTKMLLKDFELENYLFGDATSNLLPEQRKQVEDRLRHEMLEIFYARNMPGSQR, from the coding sequence GTGAAAAGCAAACTCAAGCTCCACGGGTTCAATAACCTGACGAAGTCCTTGAGCTTCAATATTTACGACATCTGCTATGCCGAAACGCAGGAAGACCAGCAGGCGTATGTACAGTACATCGACGAACAGTATGACGCGGAGCGGCTGACGCAGATTCTGACCGATGTCGTGGACATCATTGGTGCCAACATTCTTAACATTGCGCGGCAGGATTACGAGCCGCAGGGCGCGAGCGTGACCATCCTTATCTCGGAGCAGCCCGTTACTCCGACAGATAGCCAGATCGAGGAATCCCCCGGTCCGTTGCCCGATACTATCCTGGCGCACTTGGACAAGAGCCACATTACGGTTCACACCTACCCCGAAATCCATCCTGTCGACGGTATCGCGACCTTCCGTGTGGATATCGACGTTTCCACCTGTGGCGTCATCTCACCGCTCAAGGCGCTCAATTATCTGATTCACCAGTTCGATTCGGATATCGTCACTGTCGATTATCGGGTGCGCGGTTTCACTCGCGATGTAGAAGGCAAGAAGCACTTCATCGATCACGAGATCAACTCGATTCAGAACTATCTCTCCGAAGACACTCGCTCGGCCTATCAGATGACCGACGTCAACGTTTATCAGGAGAATCTGTTTCACACCAAGATGCTGCTGAAAGACTTCGAGCTGGAGAACTATCTGTTCGGTGACGCCACTAGCAATCTTCTGCCGGAGCAGCGTAAGCAGGTGGAAGACCGTTTGCGTCACGAGATGCTGGAAATCTTCTACGCTCGCAATATGCCGGGCTCACAGCGATAA
- a CDS encoding OsmC family protein: MKARIQWAGEAMFLGESGSGHVVVMDGPPENGGRNLGVRPMEMLLLGLGGCSNFDVVSILKKSRQAVESCEAFLEAERADEDPKVFTKIHLRFVVKGRGLKEAQVKRAVELSAEKYCSASIMLGRAGVEISHEYEIVELG, encoded by the coding sequence ATGAAAGCGCGCATACAGTGGGCCGGCGAAGCGATGTTTCTTGGCGAGTCGGGCAGTGGTCATGTCGTGGTGATGGACGGACCTCCGGAAAACGGCGGGCGCAATCTCGGCGTTCGTCCTATGGAAATGCTTCTGCTGGGGCTCGGTGGTTGCAGTAACTTCGATGTGGTAAGCATTCTGAAGAAGTCCCGTCAGGCAGTGGAAAGCTGCGAAGCCTTCCTTGAGGCGGAGCGTGCCGATGAGGATCCGAAGGTTTTTACCAAGATCCACCTGCGTTTTGTCGTAAAGGGCCGTGGTCTGAAAGAGGCGCAGGTCAAGCGTGCCGTAGAGCTATCGGCAGAAAAATACTGCTCTGCATCGATCATGCTCGGGCGTGCGGGTGTGGAAATCAGTCACGAGTACGAGATCGTCGAACTCGGCTGA
- the crp gene encoding cAMP-activated global transcriptional regulator CRP has translation MVAITLTPKIKNIDKLLAHCHRRRYTAKSTIIYAGDRSETLFFIVKGSVTILIEDDDGREMIIAYLNSGDFFGEMGLFEKEGSEKERSAWVRAKTECEVAELSYAKFRELTQQDPDILYALGSQMAERLRNTTRKVGDLAFLDVTGRVARTLLDLCKQPDAMTHPDGMQIKITRQEIGRIVGCSREMVGRVLKSLESQGLVHVKGKTMVVFGTR, from the coding sequence ATGGTCGCTATTACACTCACGCCCAAGATCAAGAACATCGACAAACTACTCGCACACTGTCACCGCCGTCGCTATACCGCCAAGAGCACCATCATCTACGCGGGTGATCGAAGCGAGACGCTCTTTTTCATTGTGAAAGGCTCGGTCACCATCCTGATCGAAGATGACGATGGTCGTGAAATGATCATCGCCTACCTCAACTCCGGAGATTTCTTCGGCGAGATGGGGCTATTCGAAAAGGAGGGCTCGGAGAAGGAGCGTAGCGCGTGGGTACGCGCAAAGACCGAATGCGAGGTCGCCGAACTGAGCTACGCTAAGTTCCGTGAACTGACACAGCAGGATCCTGACATCCTCTACGCGCTCGGCAGTCAGATGGCCGAACGTTTGCGCAACACCACCCGCAAAGTAGGTGATCTGGCGTTCCTCGATGTGACCGGCCGCGTCGCCCGCACCTTGCTCGACCTATGCAAGCAGCCCGATGCGATGACGCATCCCGATGGCATGCAGATCAAGATCACTCGTCAGGAAATAGGCCGCATCGTCGGCTGTTCCAGAGAGATGGTCGGACGCGTACTCAAGAGCCTGGAATCCCAAGGCCTTGTGCACGTCAAGGGCAAGACCATGGTGGTCTTTGGTACTCGCTGA
- the trpC gene encoding indole-3-glycerol phosphate synthase TrpC, which yields MSGVPTVLEKIITRKHEEVAERRARVGLDELERLAAAADPVRGFARSLQEQARNKQPAVIAEVKKASPSKGVLREDFVPADIARSYEAGGATCLSVLTDIDFFQGADEYLKQARAACTLPVIRKDFMVDPYQVVEARALGADCILLIVAALEDAQMGELADAAKAQGLDVLVEVHDGAELDRALRLETPLLGINNRNLHTFELSLETTLDLLPRVPRDRLVVTESGILHRADVELMEINEVYAFLVGEAFMRAEEPGVELQRLFFPGRSRPRPVSDPE from the coding sequence ATGAGCGGTGTGCCGACAGTTCTAGAAAAGATCATCACCCGCAAGCATGAGGAAGTGGCCGAACGCCGTGCTCGTGTCGGTCTGGATGAGCTCGAGCGGCTGGCGGCTGCGGCAGACCCCGTTCGTGGTTTCGCCCGGAGCTTGCAGGAGCAGGCTCGTAATAAGCAGCCGGCAGTCATCGCCGAAGTAAAGAAAGCCTCGCCAAGCAAAGGCGTGCTGCGCGAGGACTTCGTACCCGCCGACATCGCCAGGAGTTACGAGGCTGGCGGTGCGACCTGCCTGTCGGTGCTGACCGACATCGATTTCTTTCAGGGGGCCGATGAGTATCTCAAGCAGGCCCGCGCTGCGTGCACGCTACCGGTGATCCGCAAGGACTTCATGGTCGATCCTTATCAAGTGGTCGAGGCGCGGGCGCTGGGGGCCGATTGTATTTTGCTGATCGTCGCGGCGCTGGAAGACGCGCAGATGGGCGAACTGGCTGATGCGGCAAAGGCTCAGGGGCTTGATGTGTTGGTTGAGGTGCATGACGGAGCGGAGCTGGATCGGGCTTTGCGCCTCGAGACCCCTTTGCTCGGGATCAACAACCGTAACCTGCACACCTTCGAACTCAGCTTGGAAACCACACTCGATCTGCTGCCTCGTGTGCCTCGCGACCGTCTGGTGGTAACCGAGAGCGGGATTCTTCATCGTGCCGATGTAGAGCTGATGGAGATTAATGAGGTGTACGCATTTCTGGTGGGCGAAGCTTTCATGCGCGCCGAAGAACCCGGCGTCGAGCTGCAGCGTTTGTTCTTTCCAGGGCGCTCCCGCCCGCGTCCGGTCAGTGATCCGGAGTAA